Genomic window (Heliangelus exortis chromosome W unlocalized genomic scaffold, bHelExo1.hap1 SUPER_W_unloc_2, whole genome shotgun sequence):
GTGCCACCACTTGTAccctccatccagcagctgctgctcgctcagctccctcctgtccccacgcTGCCACTTGatccccacccacccaccccgcATGGCACCAGCATCACCGGGGTCTCTGCGGGGAGCCCCGAGTGCTGGCAGCGATTGTCCTGTCACACAatgaggggatgggggcagcGGCAGCGAGCCcgttcctgccctgcctgcaggacaccTTCCCttaggggcaggaggagcaatgCATGACAAGTGTCCCTTTCCAAAAGCGCGCAGCAGCCTCTCTTTCCTAcggcagctgctttctgcactgccATCAAGAACGCCCTGCAGGctgcactttgcatttcccCCTCAGAAAGGGAATGCTCCTTCTTGGCATCACCCAGCATGGACAGAATGTCCTCaggtagaaagaaaaagaaacaaaaaagatacaaaattgGTAACCTCCcggggactgggagggactgggagggactgtgagggattgggagggactgggaggggattgggggggactgggaggagctgggagggattGGGAGGGGTTGGGAGAGAACAGAGAGagacttccggagggcagattttggcctattcagagGACTAGttcagagtataccctgggaaactGCCCGTGGAAACAAAGGAGTCCAGCAGGGATGGAcctacttcaaggagcaaggtctgaaagcacaggagcagctgtcccagtgtgccgaAAGGCAAGCCGGCAGGGAAGACGACCGGTCTGGCTGCACTGGGagactgaaagaaattagggttaagaagagggtctaccaattatggaaaaaggggctaactactcaggaggaatttaggaacatagttaggtcatgtagaaagaaaattagagagacaaaggcacaacatgaactgaatctcgccacctcttttaaggataacaaaaagtccttctatagatacatcaacagcaaaagaaggggcaaggaaaacatccattctttactggacacaggtgggaatatagttgtcaaagatgaagaaaaggctgaggtatttaacacctttacctcagttttcaacagaaagacaggttatcctgaggataggtggcttctggagcttacagaaggtgacaagaatctaaacagctcccctgtaatccagaaggaaacagtcagcaacctattgaactgcttggatccccacaagtctatgggaccagatgggatccacccaagggtgatgagagagctggcagaagagctcaccaagcctctctctatcatctaccaacagtcctggctcactggggacatcccagatgattggaagttggcgaatgtcacgccaatccacaaaaagggctggaaggaggacccaggaaactacaggcctgtcatCCTGACCTCAgagcctggcagggttatggagcagatcatcctcagtgtaatcacacagcacctgcaggatggacaggggatcagacccagccagcacgggtttaggaagggcaggtcctgtctgaccaacctgatcttcttttatgatcaggtgacccacctggtggatgaggggaaggctgtggatgtggtctatctggacttcagcaaggcctttgacaccgtctcccacagcattctcctgaaaaagctgtcagcccacagcttggacaggggcactctgcggTGGGTTAAtaactggctggagggccgggcccagagagtggtgctgaacggtgctgcatccagttggcagccggtcactagtggtgtcccccagggatcagtgctgggcccagtgctgtttaatatcttcattgatgatttagatgaagggattgagtccaccatcagcaaattcgcgtacaacactaagctgggggggagtgtggatcagctggaaggcaggaggattctgcagagggacctggacagactggagagttgggctgattccaatgggatgaggttcaacgtccaagtgccgggtcctgcactttggccacaacaaccccatgcagcgctacaggctggggacagagtggctggagagcagccaggcagaaagggacctgggagtctggattgccaggaagctgaagaggagccagcagtgtgcccaggtggccaagaaggccaatggcatcctgggctggctcaggaacagcgtggccagcaggtccagggaagggattctgcccctgtgctcagccctggggaggccacacctcgagtcctgtgtccagttctgggcccctcagttcaggaaggatatcgaggtcctagagcaggtccaaaggaggcaaccaggctggtgaagggactcaagcacagatcctatgaggagaggctgagggagctggggctgttcagcctgaagaagaggaggctcaggggagacctcatcactctctacaactccctgaaaggaggctggagccaagtgggggttggtctcttttcccagatgactttcaacaagacaagagggcacaagaggtctcaagttgtgccgggggaggtttaggttggacattagaaagaatttttttacagagagggtgctcagccattggaatgggctgcccagggaaggggtggattctccatccctggagatatttccaaagagcctggatgtggcactcagtgccatgggctgggaaccacggggggagtggagcaagggttggacttgatgagctctgaggtcccttccaacccagccagttccaggattctgtgattctatgattctgtgattgtatgACTAGGAGgaaactgggaggggattgggggaagtgggagggaactgggagggattggggggggattggggggaaatgggagggaactgggagggattggggGAagtgggagggaactgggagggattgggaggggattgggaggggattgggTGGGATcgggagggaactgggagagactgggagggaactgggaggggttgggagggaaatgggagggggttgggaggggatggggagggactgggagggattgggagggactgggaggggattggggggaaatgggaggggTTGGGAGTGAAatgggaggggattgggaggggatgggggggaactgggagggattgggagtgaactgggagggactgggaagggattggggggaaatgggagagaactgggagggattgggagggattgggagggactgggagtgaactgggagggactgggaggggactgggggaaatgggagggaactGGACGGAttggaaggggttgggagggaactgggagggactgggagggactgggaggcaaaTGAGAGTGAGTTGGAGCCAACTGGGAGCAAATGGGAGGGATTTGgagtcaactgggagggactgggagagactgggaggggattggggtcaactgggagggactgggaccCATTGGAAGTCaactgggagcaactgggatggatgggaagggactggtttatactggtgtGTACTGGCCTGTACTGGTTTAACTGGCCTATAATGGTGTATAGTacttatactggtttatactcatctgtactggtttgtactggtctGTACCGGTTTACACTGGTCTGTAgtggttatactggtttatactggtctgtactggtctatactggtctatactggtttatactggttataGTGGTTATAATGGTTcatactggtctatactggtttacTGGTTAACAGTGGTCTGTACTGTTttgtactggtctatactgctctctactggttatactggtcgATGCAagtctatactggtttatactggtaataatggttatactggtttatactggccTATgctggtctatactggttagTACCTCATATTCATTTATACTGGATATAGTGCTCTATACAggtctgtactggtctataTTGGTTGTACTGGTatatactggttatactggtctatactggtctatactggtctataGTAGTCTGTACTGCTCTATACTGGTATATACTCGTTAAACTGGTGTATACTTGTCTATATTGGCTATACTGGTTTATTCTGGCCTATACTAGCCTATACCAGTCTATACTGGTTTGTACTGCTTATATTCgtttatactggttatacttGTTTATGCTGGTGAAACTGGTCTATACTGGCCtaaactggtctatactggtttatactggtatatactggtctatactggttctactggtctatactggtctataccGGTTTATAcaggtttatactggtctacACTGGTTATACCGGTTTATACTGATttatactggtctgtactggtctatactggttatactggtttattcTGGTCTGTCCAGGTCTGTACTGGTTTTTAGTGGTCgatactggtctatactggttatatTGGTTTATAGTGGTTATattggtttatactggtctatactggtctgtactggttttTAGTGGTCgatactggtctatactggttatactggtttctCGTGGTTATattggtttatactggtctatactggttatactggtttctCGTGGTTATattggtttatactggtctgtactgTTTTTTACTGGTCtaaactggtctatactggtttatactggtttatactggtctgtactggttttTACAGGTTGATAATGGTCTATAatggttatactggtttatcGTGGTTTATAcaggtttatactggtctatcCTGGTTATACTGGTCgatactggtttatactggtttatactagtttatactggtctatatTGGTCTTTACTGGTTATACTGTTTgatactggtctatactggtcaTAATGATTTATACTGGTTTTACAGGTTTATAatggtctatactggtttatactggtttataaaGGCTTATACAGGTCTATACTGTTATATTGGTTTTTACTGGtaatactggtttatactggtctttACAGGTCTACACTGGTTTATGTTGGTTATACTAGTTTATAGTGCTTAAACTGGTTTttactggtctatactggtttatactggtttatactgctCTATACAGTTTATACTGGTCTACACTGGTCCATAgtggtctgtactggtctatactggttatgcttgtttatactggtctatactggtttatactggtttctACTGGCATATACTGGTCTTTACTGGTTATAACTGCTTATATTCGTTTATACTGGCTATATTGGTCTATACTGGTGTATACTGGTTTATAATGGTCTATACGGGTTTGTACTGGTCTATGCTGctctatactggtctatacaGGTCTATACCGGTTTATACTCGTTATAGTGGTCATACTGGTTTCTattggtttatactggtttatactggccTATACTGGTCTGTACTCATTTATACTGCTTATATTCTTGTACACTGGTTATACCGGTCTGCACTGGTCTATACAGGTCTATAtaggtttatactggttttacTTATTAAACTGGTCTATACCGGTTTATACTGCTTATATTAGTTTGTACagttatactggtctatacttGCTATACTGGTTTCTACTGATGTATACTGTTTTTTACTGGTTTATAGTGGTCCATACTGTttgtactggtctatactgctctatactggttatactggtctatagaggtctatactggtttatactcgTTATAgtggttatactggtttatactggtttctactgggctatactggtctatactggtttatatgGTTTATATTCATTTATACTGGTTATAGTGGTTTATACTCATCCATACAGGTCTATAtaggtttatactggttttacTGATAAAACCGGTCTATACTGGTCTATGCTGGTATATACTGTTTTACACTGTTTATATTTGTTTATACTGGTTATTCTGGTCTATACTAGTTTATAATGCTTATAGTGGTCTATCCTGGTTTATAcaggtttatactggtctatactgttTGATACCGGTTTATtctggtctgtactggtctatactTGTTTGTATTGGTttatactgtttttttctggtttatactcatctgtactggtctatactggtttgCACAGGTTTATTCTGGTCTATActgtatttattaaatttattattatatactGTATATTTAATCTTACATATTTCAATAATacttataataataataataatgtttataATATAATGTTATATACAATACATAAtgatatataataataaatatataatatatatcatatataataGGTAATAGATAATATAttcaaatatacaaatataatatacaataaattatattatattaattattattactatgtattaatattatttatattgttatttattactgtactttattatttatcattattatttaattcattatatttattttataatgatatatataattttattattttattccttatttattatatactatataccattatttattctatatttttaaaaaacattattacttattattatatacttattattattatatttttatttattatatacaCATTGTATATATAGTACTAAATATATCATATATAGTATATCTATACTATATATATTACATAGTGTATGtttattatataatttattattagtattaaaatttaatttttagtcattatatatgtattatgtattatatttttatatgttagtatttattattatataatttaaatcattattattaatttattatttcttaatttatcTATTTGTTATATCtgttattatatattatatgtattattCTATATCAATATTCTTATTTGAATTACTTATAATCATTTATTCGtataattttcatatttattattattatttacatcGTTATAGTTTTATTATGTtcttaaattaattattataatttatttatttattttcttatttttattctttaaatgctattatttattatataatttatttcttatttattattctttgtttattctttatttttattctgtatttttattaatgtttttttattattttttaattataattatttatcatttatctaattattttatgcatttatttattttttcttttattttaagattctATTTAACAattatataatttaattaattttaatcacTTTTCGTTTTTACTCTCCATTTGATTTCTCTGAATAATCCCCCCCCCCGGCCTCATTTCCAGCTTTGGAGCCCCCAGTAGAGGGCGGCGAATCAGCGTTAATTGGGCAGCACTTTAATTGGGGAActaaagggggaggaggggtttGGTTACGAGCATCACTGGGGGGAACCGAGGGGAGAGGGGCACATGGGAACTTGCTTCAGattccttccagtcctgcaCCCAAGTCACcgatgaagatgttgaagaggactgggccaaggatggagccctgcaggaccccacTAGTGACCGGTCACCAGCCTGATGTGACCTCATTCACTGTCACTCTTTGTGCTCCACCTGTGAGCCAGTTGCTCACCCATCACATAGCACGGTTGTCCAGCTCTCTGATGGACATTTTATCCAGGAGGATGCTATGAGAGACAGTACCAAAAGCCttcctgaagtccagaaatATTACATCCACGTGCTTCCCTTGATCAGCTAGGTGGGTTACCCTGTCATAAAAGTTTTGACCCACTAGGATCCCCAAGtctttctctgcagggctgctctcagtcaTTCATCTCCCAGACTTTACTGACAGTGGGGATTTCCTCCTCCCAGgagcaagaccttgcacttggccttgttgaacttcatgaggtctGCACAGACCTAGTCCTcaaacctgtccaggtccctctggttGTCATCCCTACCCTCAAGTGAATCAACTCAGCCCCtgagcttggtgtcatctgcaaacttgatGAGGATTCACTTGATCCTACCATCCCTGTCACTAATGAAGATATTAATTAGTACTGAGGACATCCACTACTATTTAGAAGGTATATTTGCAATCAGAAGGTACATCCTTCATTAATGGCATTCCCCTTGAACCTTATCCATTGACCATAACTGTCTGCGTGAGGTCATCCAGCCATTTCCTTGCTGATCCTACTGTCCATCCATCAAACACATCTCCCTCCAATTTAGCAATGAGAATGCTGTAGGGGATCACATCAAGTCTTGGTAGATGAtgtctgcagctcttcccttctccactgCTGCAATTACTCCATGGCAGAAGGccaggagggtggtgaggctCAGTGTGCCCTTTGTGAAGCAGCGTTGGCTTCCTCAGaccacctccctctcccccataCATTTTGATAtggcttccaggaggatctgttccatgatctgACATCTCTTGAACACTAAAATGGACTTCTGACCCAGTCATCCTGATTTTTGTCATGTGACAAAGATATTGgggaaaaagtgattttaatatAGAAGTTGTGACTTAATAGGATTTGATGTCAAGGATTGTTCTGTTACTATGTGGAAGGGGTATGTAGGGGTTACAACtggagtggctgacacaggGATCTGAGGCACTGATTTATAGAACACAGTGGAAATGGAGCCAAGACAGGGTTGGAGTGATTTGTTCAGAGATAAGGGAAAAGCatgaggaaggaaaatttttccaaaAAGCTTTGTTTAACACTAGAAAGGAAGATACAGGAAATGGTATGAACAATGAGATTTATTTGTGCACAGCATTACAATgtgtaaaagagagaaaacacctccacccccagcagctccataaAGCAGGCTGAGTCTGTTGTAAGACACATCATTAATGCTATGAGACACATTATCAATTACATGCACGATAAATTGAGCTTTTTATTACTTGAGAAAAATTCCTGTTGTGAGTTTCCTAACAGCACCCTTGAGCTCTTGgttcctcatgctgtagatgagggggttcactgctggaggaaccaccGAGTACAGAACTGCCACCACCaggtccagggatggggaggagatggaggggggcTTCAGGTAGGCAAAGATGCCAGTGCTGATAAACAGGGAGACCACggccaggtgagggaggcacgtggaaaaggctttgtgccttccctgctcagaggggatcctcagcacagccctgaagatctccacatAGGACACCacgatgaaaacaaaacacccaaatcCAAAACAGCAACCTACAACCACAACCCAAATTTCCCTGAGGtaggagtgtgagcaggagagcttgaggatctgggggatttcacagaagaactggtccagggcattgccctggcagaggggcagggaaaatgtattggctgtgtgcagcagagcagtgagaaacccagtgccccaggcagctgctgccatgtggacacaagctctgctgcccaggagggtcccatagtgcaggggtttgcagatggccacGGAGCGGTCGTAGGACATGATGGTCAGGAGATAAAACTCTGCtgtgatgaagaagaaaaagaaaaagacctgTGCAGCACATGCCTTGTAGGAGATGTCCGTGTTGTCCCAGAGTGAattggccatggctttgggcagagtggtggagatggatcccaggtcgaggagggagaggttgaggaggaagaagtacatgggggtgtggaggtggtggtcacaggcgatggtggtgatgatgaggccgttgcccaggagggcagccaggtagatgcccaggaagagccagaagtgcaagagctgcagctcccgcctgtctgcaaatgccaggaggaggaactgcctgatggagctgctgttgggcATCTTATGCCACCACGAATATTGACCttttagtgaaagaaaaaaaaaaaaaaaaaaaaaaagggagaagttAGGGCAGTGTTAattcaaaaaacatttaaaaatttctgctaGAGAAACACAAACAGCTTCTCCCATGTCATGAACACCTATGGAACGCCCCTTTCAAACACCCTGGCTTGTCATGGATGAAATTccaaaaaggaggaggaggcgtCTGTGCTGCCCTACAGCAGCTGGTAAAAAAGAATAGGGGGGGATCTCAGATTAAATCCAGTCTTAAATTCAAGATCTGTACATCATTGTCACCCCAATGCATCACCAGACTGCAGAGAAAAGGTGATGGTATACAGCATGGTTTGCTTTGGAATAGTTTCTCAAAAACACATGAGGAAAATTATAATGCAGGAGCCcctggtgtttctgctgctctgcaagtgAAACCCTGATCGTGCTGAGAGGCAAAGGGACTGTCCCTTAGGGCAGAGTGAGGACAGCCGCTCTGTCCATCagtcctgctctcagctgcacaAAGAGGCAAAGACCCTAAAGACGGGGTATCCTCACGGGAGGGTGGGCTGACCCCCAGTCCCACACTCTGCAGTCCCCACAGCCCTAAATCTCAGGTAGTTTGGATGCCTTTCATCCATGGACACAGCAGAAGGACAGGACCTGCAGTATAAGTGTCTGAGCTGCACCCGAATCCTCACACCTCAGCCCAGCAAAAACCAGGGGAAGaacaagggcagcagcagcagcaggggcaagAGGGGAACCTGCTAAAGTTCTGCTGCCAAGAGGGTCAGGACAGGGAGACACAGGCTGAGACTccagcatttctcctctctggtgGGGGAGAGGGCTGCTGGAGGGATCCTCAGAATTCAGTGCCCATGATCTGAAGGGCTGGGGGACTGTGCTGTGTGACAAAGAGCAGGGTTTAGCTctagggagggcagcagctctgcaggggatggCTGGGAGGTGCAGGAATGCCCCCTGCCATCATCTTCCAGGCAAcagctccctctccatccctgcccatctctgctgcctgcagctctttctctgtccccagctctcctccctgtcAGAGCTCacagcccccatcccacccactgagtgctcagctctgccctgcagacccctcctggcagcagcaggacctgtccAGGGGCATCCCTGTGTGTGCAGGGTCTCTGGAGCAGATTATAAAAGTGCTGAGGAGAACTGGGGTCTCTGTGCCTTCTGCAGAGTGCAGAAAGAGCTTTCCATGCCCTGGAGAGACAAgtggaagcagagcctgaggagagCCCAGACTGGAGCAGGAAAGGCCTGCCCTGGAGAGACTCCTGAAAAGTCCCCCCAGAAATCTTCTGGgcatcagctggagctgtgagcagccctgagcaattcatccctctctcagcagcaccaggagcctgTCTTGTGCTCCCagtctcctgccagccacagcttctgccagcaccagggagctccccgggcaggctgagagctgcccctggcaggcaggcaggcagcagagtccctgccccagcacacagcccctgggctgcaggaccctgctctgaaggacagccctggccacccctgcctgcacacaccccctccctcctcttcacaattccccttccacctccagctccttccccccttccagctcccagcagctctggctctgcagctttagGAGATGCCTCCAGCAACTGCACCAGTTTCACTGCCGTGCACCAGACACTCACCAAGGCAGAAGCTGGGAAGGTTCTCCTCCACTCAGCTGGCACTCACCCCCTCCATCTTCACCCCCTTgaagctctctctgccttgctcatctcccccagataccctggcagtgccctcagccctgctgcgctctgcagaggagctgctcctgcccagagctgtctctctgcagcactgcccacttgccagcagctccctccaccCCAGGAGCCCAGCTCACAGCT
Coding sequences:
- the LOC139790608 gene encoding olfactory receptor 14C36-like, giving the protein MPNSSSIRQFLLLAFADRRELQLLHFWLFLGIYLAALLGNGLIITTIACDHHLHTPMYFFLLNLSLLDLGSISTTLPKAMANSLWDNTDISYKACAAQVFFFFFFITAEFYLLTIMSYDRSVAICKPLHYGTLLGSRACVHMAAAAWGTGFLTALLHTANTFSLPLCQGNALDQFFCEIPQILKLSCSHSYLREIWVVVVGCCFGFGCFVFIVVSYVEIFRAVLRIPSEQGRHKAFSTCLPHLAVVSLFISTGIFAYLKPPSISSPSLDLVVAVLYSVVPPAVNPLIYSMRNQELKGAVRKLTTGIFLK